From a single Physeter macrocephalus isolate SW-GA unplaced genomic scaffold, ASM283717v5 random_1686, whole genome shotgun sequence genomic region:
- the CACFD1 gene encoding calcium channel flower homolog: MSGAGGAAVASGDSAPPAQEEGMTWWYRWLCRLSGVLGAVSCAISGLFNCITIHPLNIAAGVWMITNAFVLLLCEAPFCCQFIEFANTVAAKVDQLRSWQKAVFYCGMAVVPIVISLTLTTLLGNAIAFATGVLYGLSALGKKGDAVSYARIRQQRQQADEEKLTDTLEGEL, from the exons ATGAGCGGTGCGGGCGGAGCGGCGGTGGCGTCCGGGGACTCGGCGCCGCCCGCGCAGGAGGAGGGCATGACATGGTGGTACCGCTGGCTGTGTCGCCTGTCGGGGGTGTTAGGGGCCGTCT CTTGCGCCATCTCCGGCCTCTTCAACTGCATCACCATCCACCCTCTGAACATTGCGGCCGGCGTGTGGATGAT CACGAACGCCTTCGTCCTCCTGCTGTGTGAGGCGCCCTTCTGCTGCCAGTTCATCGAGTTTGCGAACACGGTGGCGGCGAAGGTGGACCAGCTGCGCTCCTGGCAGAAGGCCGTCTTCTACTGCGG GATGGCCGTCGTTCCCATCGTCATCAGCCTGACCCTGACCACACTGCTGGGCAACGCCATCGCCTTCGCCACCGGAGTGCTGTACGGACTGTCCGCTCTGGGCAAGAA GGGCGACGCGGTCTCCTACGCCAGGATCCggcagcagaggcagcaggcGGACGAGGAGAAGCTCACGGACACCCTGGAGGGGGAGCTGTGA